The following coding sequences are from one Panicum hallii strain FIL2 chromosome 5, PHallii_v3.1, whole genome shotgun sequence window:
- the LOC112894358 gene encoding pentatricopeptide repeat-containing protein At4g11690-like, whose translation MRKGFEGFTRTLMAATTAVAVRRLCAAAELRSALAVLARGAKLGDAALDVAACTALVHGCCRSGDVVEARRVFDVMPRLGVTPNEVTYTALIHGYFVHGHRELGFALFEEMRRGGVEPNLYTYNCLIGEWCRTGEFERARLLFDEMPVKDVVRNVVSYNTLIAGLCRHGKLKDAVQLLEAMRREGIRPSMVTFNLLVDGYGKAGKMSNALHFFNQMKAAGFLPSAVTYNALIAGFCRVRDMARAIRAFSDMKERGLAPTKVTYTILIDAFAKENEMTSAFEMLSEMERTGLEVDVQSYGVILHALCMEGKMMEARKLFQSMDLKGVKPNNVIYDMMIYGYGREGSSYKALRLIMEMRRIGLVPNVASYCLTIRLLCNEGKCQEAEALIDDMASAGLQTSESIHRALLDAKARLGDSTDVPFT comes from the coding sequence ATGAGAAAAGGCTTTGAAGGTTTCACGCGGACTCTGATGGCGGCGACCACggccgtggccgtgcgccggctctgcgccgccgccgagctgcGGTCGGCCCTGGCGGTGCTCGCCCGCGGGGCGAAGTTAGGCGACGCGGCGTTGGACGTGGCCGCGTGCACCGCGCTCGTCCACGGCTGCTGCAGGAGCGGCGACGTGGTGGAGGCCCGGAGGGTGTTCGACGTAATGCCGCGCCTGGGCGTGACCCCTAACGAGGTCACGTACACCGCGCTGATCCACGGCTACTTCGTTCACGGGCACAGAGAATTGGGTTTCGCCTTGTTTGAGGAGATGAGGAGAGGCGGAGTCGAACCCAACCTCTACACCTACAACTGCTTGATCGGGGAGTGGTGCAGGACCGGGGAGTTCGAGCGCGCCCGTCTCCTGTTCGATGAAATGCCTGTGAAGGACGTCGTGCGCAATGTTGTCAGCTACAACACCCTCATTGCTGGGTTATGCAGGCACGGCAAGCTGAAGGATGCCGTCCAGCTACTGGAAGCGATGAGAAGGGAGGGTATCCGTCCAAGCATGGTGACGTTCAACCTTCTTGTCGATGGCTATGGAAAAGCTGGGAAGATGTCCAATGCTTTGCATTTCTTCAACCAGATGAAGGCAGCAGGGTTCCTACCTAGTGCAGTGACATACAATGCGCTCATTGCTGGTTTCTGTCGTGTTAGAGATATGGCCCGGGCGATCAGAGCTTTCTCGGACATGAAGGAGCGTGGTTTAGCGCCTACAAAAGTGACGTACACCATACTCATTGATGCATTTGCCAAGGAAAATGAAATGACGAGTGCATTCGAGATGCTTTCAGAGATGGAGAGGACTGGTTTGGAGGTGGATGTGCAGAGTTATGGTGTTATCTTGCATGCACTCTGCATGGAAGGGAAGATGATGGAAGCCAGGAAGCTGTTCCAGTCAATGGACTTGAAAGGTGTCAAGCCAAATAATGTGATATATGACATGATGATCTATGGCTATGGGCGTGAAGGAAGCTCATATAAAGCCCTGAGGCTGATCATGGAAATGAGGAGGATTGGCTTGGTTCCAAATGTTGCTAGCTATTGCCTGACGATCCGTCTTCTCTGCAATGAAGGAAAGTGCCAGGAGGCGGAGGCTTTGATTGATGACATGGCGAGCGCTGGTCTGCAAACAAGTGAATCCATCCACAGAGCATTATTGGATGCTAAGGCAAGATTGGGCGATTCTACAGATGTCCCTTTTACTTAA
- the LOC112893436 gene encoding protein ESMERALDA 1-like yields the protein MQNHAYSRLGSSGGGAAVPSPPSSPWRALGRRASAKGGWSARAGAGAARRAARAVLAALLRRQAVFLFAPLLYVAAMLLYMGSISLDSVPRIISRPAPGSMYRSPQLYARLRADMDADNATDALATVWRHAYKGGIWRPCISNNTNGLPESNGYIYVEANGGLNQQRTSICNAVAVAGFLNATLVIPNFHYHSIWRDPSKFSEIYDEDHFIQRLKNDVRVVDKVPAFIMERFGHNLSNAFNFKIKAWSPIQFYEDAVLPKLIEERLIRISPFANRLSFDAPLAVQRLRCVANFEALKFSKPITAISNTLVSRMREKSAENNGKYVAVHLRFEEDMVAFSCCVFDGGDNEKKELDAAREKGWRGKFTRPGRVIRPGAIRMNGKCPLTPLEVGLMLRGMGFSNNTAIYLASGRIYKAEKNMAPLLEMFPLLQTKETLASDEELAPFKNFSSRMAAIDYSVCVHSEVFVTTQGGNFPHFLIGHRRYLYGGHAKTIKPDKRRLAILFDNPRIGWKSLKRQLFNMRAHSDAKGIEIKRANESVYTFPCPDCMCRSNKSEHPKSIQAR from the exons ATGCAGAACCACGCGTACAGCCGGCTGGGCAGCtccgggggcggcgcggccgtgccgtcgccgccgtcttcgccgtggcgggcgctggggaggagggcCTCGGCGAAGGGAGGATGGTccgcgcgggccggcgcgggcgccgcgcggagggcggcgcgggcggtgctCGCGGCGCTGCTGCGGCGGCAGGCGGTGTTCCTCTTCGCGCCGCTGCTGTACGTCGCGGCGATGCTGCTCTACATGGGGTCCATCTCGCTCGACAGCGTGCCCCGCATCATCTCGCGGCCCGCGCCCGGGTCGATGTACCGCAGCCCGCAGCTCTACGCCCGCCTCCGCGCCGACATGGACGCCGATAACGCCACCGACGCG CTAGCAACTGTATGGCGGCATGCTTACAAAGGTGGCATTTGGAGACCTTGCATCAGCAATAACACCAACG GTTTGCCTGAATCAAATGGCTACATTTACGTTGAGGCAAATGGCGGTTTGAATCAACAACGAACATCG aTCTGCAATGCAGTTGCTGTTGCTGGCTTTCTAAATGCAACTCTTGTAATCCCAAACTTCCACTATCACAGCATTTGGAGGGATCCTAG CAAGTTTAGTGAGATTTATGATGAGGATCACTTTATCCAACGTTTGAAAAATGATGTCCGGGTGGTTGATAAGGTGCCTGCTTTCATAATGGAAAGGTTTGGTCACAATTTGAGTAATGCATTTAATTTCAAGATAAAGGCTTGGTCTCCTATCCAGTTCTACGAAGATGCTGTTCTCCCCAAGTTGATTGAAGAAAG GCTCATAAGGATATCGCCTTTTGCGAATCGGCTGTCATTTGATGCCCCTCTGGCTGTTCAACGTCTCAGATGTGTAGCAAATTTTGAAGCCTTAAAATTTTCTAAACCAATCACAGCTATATCTAACACCTTAGTTTCTCGAATGAGAGAAAAAAGTGCTGAAAACAATGGGAAATACGTAGCAGTGCATCTCCGCTTTGAAGAG GATATGGTTGCCTTCTCTTGTTGTGTATTTGATGGAGGTGACAATGAGAAGAAGGAATTGGATGCAGCCAGAGAAAAAGGTTGGAGAGGGAAGTTTACAAGGCCAGGACGTGTAATAAGGCCTGGAGCAATCAGGATGAATGGGAAATGTCCACTGACACCTTTGGAG GTTGGATTAATGCTGCGTGGAATGGGTTTCAGCAATAATACTGCGATATATTTGGCTTCTGGAAGGATATATAAAGCAGAAAAGAACATGGCTCCTCTCCTTGAAATGTTCCCTCTCTTACAGACAAAAGAAACATTAGCATCGGATGAAGAACTTGCTCCATTCAAG AACTTCTCGTCAAGGATGGCAGCTATTGACTACAGTGTCTGTGTTCATAGTGAGGTTTTTGTGACTACCCAAGGCGGCAATTTTCCTCATTTTCTTATTGGCCATAGGAGATACTTGTATGGCGGCCATGCCAAAACGATTAAGCCTGATAAAAGAAGATTGGCCATACTCTTTGACAATCCACGTATCGG GTGGAAGTCACTGAAACGACAATTGTTCAATATGAGAGCACATAGTGATGCCAAGGGCATTGAGATAAAAAGAGCAAATGAATCTGTTTACACCTTTCCATGCCCTGATTGCATGTGCCGTTCAAACAAATCAGAACATCCCAAATCTATCCAGGCCAGATAG
- the LOC112893437 gene encoding fasciclin-like arabinogalactan protein 4, whose protein sequence is MGRGSGAAPVSPRLALEVAVLALLAAAAALPSPAAGVNVTAVLSAFPNFADFARLLASTPVAGELTGRSSLTLLAVPNANLPQSPSAFAAGAGADIADVLRYHVLLEYLSPSDLARLPASGKLVTTLFQTTGRAPSDLGAVNLTAGANSTVVVRSPAPSPGSNATVLGAVTAVPYNLSVLAVGGLIVPSGFDLAASESRPPPPVNITRVLTDARGFNVAASMLQASGVASEFEADEHGAGITVFVPTDDAFAGLPATDRLQSLPAERKAVVLRFHVLHSYYPLGSLESIVNPVQPTLATEYTEAGRFTLNITRVNGSIAIDTGVVQASITRTVFDQNPVSVFAVSKVLLPKEMFSRGDSDSTTMAPPSAAMAPGDAGNEQTPPTRLSSPPDLHGEDSESLAALMTAKGASWWCIGLMYLQLHLLLSLV, encoded by the coding sequence ATGGGGAGAGGCTCGGGCGCCGCTCCCGTCTCGCCGCGCCTCGCGCTCGAGGTCGCGGTGCTGGCGctgctcgcggcggcggcggcgctgccttcCCCGGCGGCCGGGGTCAACGTGACGGCCGTGCTCTCGGCGTTCCCCAACTTCGCCGACTTCGCGCGCCTGCTGGCGTCCACCCCCGTGGCCGGGGAGCTGACCGGGAGGTCGTCGCTGACGCTGCTGGCCGTGCCGAATGCCAACCTGCCGCAGTCGCCCTCGGCATtcgcggccggcgccggcgccgacaTCGCCGACGTGCTGCGGTACCACGTCCTGCTCGAGTACCTCTCCCCTTCCGACCTCGCTCGCCTCCCCGCGTCCGGGAAGCTCGTGACGACGCTGTTCCAGACCACGGGCCGCGCGCCCTCCGACCTCGGCGCCGTCAACCTCACCGCGGGGGCAAACTCCACCGTCGTGGTccgctcgccggcgccgtccCCGGGCTCGAACGCCACCGTCCTCGGCGCCGTGACCGCGGTGCCCTACAACCTCAGCGTGCTCGCGGTGGGTGGCCTCATCGTCCCCTCCGGATTCGACCTCGCGGCCTCCGAgagccgtccgccgccgccggtgaacATCACCCGGGTCCTCACCGATGCGCGGGGATTCAACGTGGCGGCCTCCATGCTGCAGGCTTCCGGTGTGGCGAGCGAGTTTGAGGCCGACGAGCACGGCGCTGGCATCACCGTCTTCGTCCCCACCGACGACGCCTTTGCCGGCCTCCCCGCCACCGACCGCCTCCAGTCCCTCCCCGCAGAGCGCAAGGCCGTTGTGCTCCGCTTCCACGTCCTGCACTCCTACTACCCGCTCGGCTCCCTCGAGTCCATCGTGAACCCCGTCCAGCCCACTCTCGCGACCGAGTACACCGAGGCTGGCCGCTTCACCCTAAACATAACCCGTGTCAATGGCTCCATCGCCATTGACACCGGCGTCGTGCAGGCATCCATCACCCGAACAGTGTTCGACCAAAACCCTGTGTCAGTCTTTGCCGTCTCCAAGGTTCTACTGCCCAAGGAAATGTTCAGCCGGGGGGATTCTGACAGCACTACCATGGCACCACCTTCAGCCGCGATGGCACCTGGCGACGCCGGGAATGAACAGACACCGCCGACAAGGCTTTCATCCCCGCCTGACCTGCACGGCGAGGATAGTGAGTCGTTAGCTGCTTTGATGACAGCAAAGGGGGCTTCTTGGTGGTGTATAGGATTGATGTATCTACAGCTGCATCTGTTACTCTCTCTGGTATGA
- the LOC112894131 gene encoding epsin-3-like: protein MDAPFFHELRRQASSYLTGKIRSARLALTDVTPTQLMTEEATNGDASPPNVKTMGLIARQAFEIDEYVRIADILHRRFAGFDRCQWREAYKALLLLEHLLTHGPRSVAAEFQKDRDAIARMATFQHIDEKGFNWGLTVKSKSERVLRLLERGPFLEEERERARKIAREIKGFGSFNLSSASRAVAQPPGDDGGRGYGRSNSQYEERWRHDDGDCDGGRGYARRNSRFEERWRREDGDEGDKENLVTRPEPPRVAREVEPEEPHHRHPFHGLGKQPPEAMLLLSQ, encoded by the exons ATGGACGCGCCCTTCTTCCACGAGCTCAGGCGGCAGGCGTCCTCCTACCTCACCGGCAAGATCCGCTCCGCACGGCTCGCGCTCACCGACGTTACCCCGACGCAGCT GATGACGGAGGAGGCGACGAACGGGGACGCGTCGCCGCCCAACGTCAAGACGATGGGGCTCATCGCCCGGCAGGCGTTCGAGATCGACGAGTACGTCAGGATCGCGGACATCCTGCACAGGCGCTTCGCGGGCTTCGACCGGTGCCAATGGCGGGAGGCCTACAAGGCGCTCCTCCTCCTGGAGCACCTCCTCACGCACGGGCCCCGGAGCGTCGCGGCGGAGTTCCAGAAGGACAGGGACGCCATCGCCCGGATGGCCACCTTCCAGCACATCGACGAGAAAGG CTTCAACTGGGGCCTGACGGTGAAGAGCAAGTCGGAGCGCGTGCTCAGGCTGCTGGAGCGGGGCCCGTTCCTGGAGGAGGAGCGGGAGCGGGCGCGCAAGATCGCGCGTGAGATCAAGGGCTTCGGCAGCTTCAACCTCAGCAGCGCCTCGCGCGCCGTGGCGCAGCCGCCAGGTGACGACGGCGGCCGCGGGTACGGCCGGAGCAACTCGCAGTACGAGGAGCGGTGGCGGCACGACGACGGCGATTGCGACGGCGGCCGCGGCTACGCCCGGAGAAACTCGCGGTTCGAGGAGCGGTGGAGGCGAGAGGACGGCGACGAGGGCGACAAGGAGAACCTGGTGACAAGGCCGGAGCCGCCGCGGGTCGCACGGGAAGTGGAGCCGGAGGAGCCGCACCACCGCCACCCCTTCCACGGGTTGGGCAAGCAACCGCCAGAGGCGATGCTGCTCCTGAGCCAGTGA
- the LOC112895872 gene encoding uncharacterized protein LOC112895872 produces the protein MAHEDGWPLGLGALNARAGALRGVDLSGSASFSTTFTSSHSASSLPSTDFDTESAWSLSRRRGGGGGGMTLASLIGLVDAMESRRRPSARAGRSGRLRALLLSLCLRSHLDNGSGAPSLREFLEMERRASGATSHAHGL, from the exons ATGGCGCATGAG GACGGCTGGCCTCTCGGGCTGGGCGCTCTAAATGCACGAGCTGGAGCGCTCAGGGGCGTCGATCTGTCTGGCTCGGCCTCCTTCAGCACCACCTTCACCTCCTCTCACTCCGCGTCGTCCTTGCCTTCGACGGATTTCGACACAGAG TCGGCCTGGTCCTtgtcgcgccgccgcggcggcggcggcggcggcatgacGCTGGCGAGCCTGATCGGCCTCGTGGACGCCATGGAgagccggcgccgcccgagcgcgAGGGCGGGCAGGAGCGGCAGGCTCAGGGCGCTGCTGCTCTCGCTCTGCCTCCGGAGCCACCTGGACAACGGCAGCGGGGCGCCGTCGCTCCGCGAGTTCCTCGAGATGGAGAGGCGAGCCAGTGGCGCCACCAGCCATGCCCACGGGCTCTGA
- the LOC112893836 gene encoding 60S ribosomal protein L36-3, whose amino-acid sequence MAPTLAKSGLFVGINKGHIVTKRELPLRPSDRKGKATKRVSFVRSLIREVAGFAPYEKRITELLKVGKDKRALKVAKRKLGTHKRAKKKREEMAGVIRKMRSGGVADKKK is encoded by the exons ATGGCGCCGACGCTGGCCAAGTCAGGTCTCTTCGTCGGCATCAACAAGGGGCACATCGTCACCAAGCGCGAGCTGCCGCTTCGTCCGTCCGACCGCAAGGGA AAAGCTACTAAGAGGGTGTCTTTCGTCAGAAGCTTGATTAGGGAGGTTGCTGGATTTGCCCCCTATGAGAAACGTATCACTGAGCTTCTGAAGGTTGGGAAGGACAAGCGTGCACTTAAGGTGGCCAAGAGAAAGCTTGGTACTCACAAGAGAGCaaagaagaagagagaggagATGGCTGGTGTCATTAGGAAGATGAG GTCTGGTGGTGTTGCGGACAAGAAGAAATAG